The genome window CGATACTTTAAAAGAAGCCCAGGAAAATTTGATGGATGCTTTAGCACTAATGCTGGAAACAGAGAGAGAAGAAGCAGAAAATCTACCACAAAACAATACGAAGATAATACGGAAAGAATTTTCTATAGCTGTATGAAAAGAAATACATTT of Cytophagales bacterium contains these proteins:
- a CDS encoding type II toxin-antitoxin system HicB family antitoxin, giving the protein MKKQLKLTAIFVPAEEGGYTAYIEELRGVVSEGDTLKEAQENLMDALALMLETEREEAENLPQNNTKIIRKEFSIAV